Genomic window (Hippoglossus stenolepis isolate QCI-W04-F060 chromosome 11, HSTE1.2, whole genome shotgun sequence):
TGTATGAACAAATTAAGAATCGGAAAGTTTGaattcttttacttttcagtGGAACTCTATTGCACTGATCTTGGCACagacaatgagtgaatttgggtcatattataattttataatcTTAAATTCAACTTTATAAATTTACTATAGTCAACTGGTTTTAACATTTGACTCTATTTTCTTAAACTAATCGtttcttacttttattttcttgttagAATCTTGTTTTGAGTCCAGGTTTTCACCAGTAACTTTAAACGAGGTTGGATCAACACGCTTTGGAGGATTAGGTTTGATAGGACGTTGTCTGTCTtccctgtgttgtgttgaaaCAAAGATTCgtttatcattatttttgaatgtgtgaatatCTTCTCAATGTTAACAACCCTCTATATCGATGGTAATGGGCCTGTTCTCAAGCCTGTAACTATCAGCAGCTCTCTTGTGCAAGgccgcacacacatacacacgcacgcacacgcacacgcacgcacgcacacacttactCCTGGAGGGCAAGGACGTTGTTCAATGTGTATAAAACTCCAGGAGCcaagagagagatgagaaacACGGAGACTTCCACCGGCGGCCTCATTGTTCCAAGCGTATCGTTTGAAATGTCCAGAGAGAAATATTCCCAGTTAAACGCGGTGACAGGCGGTAGAACCAGAACGAGGCATGTTAGGAGCCAGTGTCCTCTCCACTGCTTGCAGAGGCAAGGAGACAATTATAAAAGGTGCGTCAGTCGTTGGCTTTTGATCTGTGAAGAAACAACGCACTGGCTCGCTCCAGCGTTGTCTGCAGGTCTCAAAGTTCAACCCAAGAGTCACGACCACCAGGTGGAAATTTAAAGGAAACGCATGGAAACGTGTTGGGTCGTGCGTCATGCGTAAGTTACGCATTTGGCTCTGCATTCTTTATTTTGATATCTTGATTTGATCTGTTGGCTGATGTTGCTTTTGAACTTAATGAGATGTTGTTCCACATGTTGCTGACAAACCATTTGATTCATATACGTTGACAGTGCAGCTAGTACACACTGCCGCCTGCTGGTGGCAGCTTTCCTCCACTCTTGTCCTCAACTTGTCCTCCTCTGCTTTTGCATTCTATCTTTTTTAGGATTCTAGGAACATGAGATAAGTAGGCAAAGgaaatagttaaaaaaaaaaaaaatcggtgTCATATTGCACAGGTTGAAGTGTTTTGTAGGCCCCTGTGGCCCCTGGGGTTCACTGGAGGAGCCATCTGTCCGTGTTGGTATAAGATTAAGAACAGCTAAGTCTAATGTCTCCATGCTTGATTAAATTCTGGATTATATGCGAGATGGAACATAAAGTTCAGAACAAagattatattgttttattgttgtcagGGTGTTTGATTAAATCTGATCATTATTGTTACATTTCTTTATGCGGTGTCTTTGCATAACATTGGATCACGTTACTCTATTTACTGCAGATCATCAGCATTATGCAACTGCCTCTTATGGATGAACAACATTTGTAAAGCAGGCCTTCATCTAATGCAACTTTATCTTCTGTAACAAAGCTGCTGAAGAGGATTATGCTGCTGTTGCCACAGAAACTTAGTGACCAGTGGAAAGGGAGAGTAGAGAGGGGTGGGGAGTTCAAGAAGAGAGTGGAAGCCGACAGATTCAATCAGACTTATTGAAAAACCCTTCGCCCACACAGCTGACAggttttttcattttgagattTTCAAGATTTCTCTCTTCGACCATGTTTCACCCTTTAATCATCGGCATCATGGTCGTAAACACCTCCCTAACTGTCGTCTACTGGACCTTCCTGCTGGGAGATGTCTACTTCAAGTGGATGTTGGAGCCAGAAGACAAACCCACGAAGGTGGTCACCCCGGCCTGAGGGAGTCACTGTCAATATGGACCAACTTCACTGAGTGACTGGGtggttatttttttgttgcttcGGACTAGTTCAGCTTGTAGTGCTTTCTGTGGAGCCGTTAATCTGCTTTGTGTTTCacctgaagaagaacaagacCCCAAATGCGAACGACAAAAAATTTCTGAAGTGAACGGATCCTGCAATAAATGAGACAGGAACCCTTCTCACAGGTAGAGTATCCGAAACTTTTTTCACATCAAAATACGGTTGAATTTCATGATTTTATCCTCCGTGAATTGtcttgttttaatatttgtggCTTGACAGTGTAAATCTGCGCCTTGAACTGCACCACACAGAGTCGACAGGTTCCTCGGGTGATGCTAAATGAgctccatcttctttttttgcttGTCTGCTGACTCAGTGAAAAGGTGTCCCTGGTGGCGGTGGTATGTGTCAACCAAATCCTGCCCAGGATTATCTCAGACCATCGAGCCTTATCCTCCTCACATCTCCACCCTGACACACGTTCAGACACCTCGCACTGCTTTTTCACTTCAAACATTCACCTCTTTTTGTTTATCTTTCTCTCGCCTTGATTTTCATTAGAAATCGCCTTTTTTGAGCAACATGTCGAACGATTTCTACTATGGGCTGCACCCAGTCTCTTGGTTCATTCTCTTTGCAAACGTCGCCATCACCATCATAGAATGGCACTTTCTCATTTCTCAGTTTTGCAAACTTCAAAAGCAAACGGAAAATGATTCTAAAGCCTAGAGGAAGCGGTTTACGGCACATCCCGATGCTCCGCCCAGATCTGAACGGatgaaagtacatttttaagATCACTGTTTACCTGCCCACTAGTTGATGGTGggtttttgtctgtttaataTGAAAGAGACCACCCGCTTAGGTAAGCCTTTTGTTTTGCATGACCTTAACCTTGtgccatgtgtttgtgtttatctccAGAGCCGCCTGTTTACCACACCTGCTAATTTGGATGTCCTGTCTATGCACAAGTCAACGAAAAAAGCTGAGGAGCCGTTTCGAGTCTTGATCACAAGGTAAGGAGTTGACTTTGTGTCCTCAAATCATCAGCGTCATCTCTTTCCTTCCATAACATTTGATCAACTTTCATATTTGAAAAGCAGTTGACAGTCTTCCATAAGTTACATTTGATGTTGTATAGTTTTCCGACCCCTGAGAATATTTACTGGTCACAAAGCTCCGACTGCAGTTTTGCCGTGAAAATATTGTGTCATATTAGTGAAATTATGTGACAGGATATTTATAGATAACCTGCTGCTTAAGATGAATTAATGCATGATATATATATCCACAGAGTGATGCCAGTTTAAGCCCTGGAGAAACTGGGTTTACTGTAATATAtgtatcatatatatatgtatatgcaaTGTGGTCATGGAGGACCATAAGCCTCTTTGGCATATTACTGTCCACCTCTCGTCGCTCATATCTCTAATCCCTGCAGATGGAAAGCTGATATTGCTCTGTGACAGACTCAATCCTATTAACTGTGTCTGTCCTATATTCACCTCTCCTCCGTCTCACATTCCTTGCTCTGCTGGAAATTTGACCGAGGACCCCCTCTCTGAAAAACCTAGAAAGAGGAGTGCTGGGATTTAGGTCTAGACGAGAGATTAGTAGAAGTGGCACacttatgttatttttttccttgtcTGGTGAActacatttttgtattattctgTTGCAGCTCAGAGACAGTGTTCTCATTTTTCAAAACCATCTTGACATTTCCATCTGTCCGTCACTCCTTCCACCCCTCCGAGCTTCGGAGAACGTTATAAATCTTCTAACGCTCagttcctctccctcctcctctctgatgaTACCCGTTTTCCCAATGAAGGAGCCGGATCTTCAACAAGACAATGAATCCCTCATCAGCCAGAGAAGCCACCACCAAGTTTCACCCCCTTCTCTGAACAGCCTCTCCTTAAAAGAGAGTTTCTATCTGTCCAAATATACCAAGCACCAAAACCATGAACCAATTACCATTCGTGTCCCTGAACGCCTCGGGAGGAGCTCTGCTGTTGAACCTCTCACATGTGGCGTTGGAGCACcggcagctcctgcagctgtccaGGAGGAACGAGGAGGAGGCCTATTTTGTGGACTACATCCCCCCAGCTAGAGACGCCATAACTCTGCCGCGCAATGTAGTCTACGTCCTAATTGGGGTGGTGTTGGTTGTAGTGGCCACTTACGCCATAGTGGGACACCTGATCAAAGATCTGATGCATGACCTGGCAGGTACATGTAAAACCCCCAGGCTGGTGTCCTCTCCTTCCCCACTCtggtgttcatgtgtgtggtgtCACTGAGCCCTTTTCTTACCCAACACTCTGAGGTCAAGGTGGTAGAAACATTTCGTCTTTCCCTCCATTTTCCTTTTGGGTGAACGTGTTGCTCGAGGACTCTCCTTCACATTTATCCTGAGGTTTGTGTGCCGTGTTTAACCTTCCCAACACTTTCCTTGTTATACCCTTTAAGGTCAATTCCAAGgaccaaaaaaaaagagtgaatgGCTGCCGCTAGAAGCCTCTGAGAGTGGTAATATACTTCCACTAAGAACGAAAATCACTTAATCCTTTATTTCCCCTAATGAAAGTCAACAGCAACTTTAATTAGGCTTCCCTTGTATGGTAAATTCCACTTCTTTCAAACTCCATTACCCTGTTTGTGACACAGGCCCTTTAAAAAAAGTAGTCTCTAATGCCATGTTTAGACAGCAGCACTATTATTTGTACAAATAAGAAAGTTGTTGatttcccctttaaaaaacactgtcaaGTCACAGAGAACCAtgactttcatttcattctttcaCTCTCATTCTTCTCCTGATCACAGACTGGATTTTTGGGCCCAAACCGGTGGAGGATGATTCAGAGGAAGGTAGAGCGGAGGTAAAAGAAGAGCGATGCCTGAGTGTTTCCAGTAAACTAATGGAGAGGGACGTGCtgaggatggagatggagaaggaCGGGCTACTGCCTGGTTTCCACCGGGGAGACGGAGACCACCGCCGCCCATCCACCCCTCATTTGCTGAGGAGCTCCATCCCTTCGTCATACCCTGGAGAAAAACGGATATCTACTCATAGCGTGACCTTCGCCTGCCCCCTGACCCCTTATGTCACTTCCCTCTGAGTTTTTCCACAAATTCAAGTCACATCTCATATGTCAGTGCGGTGATCAGTGTTGTGACTTTGTTGTAGTGATGCTAAagcatttgatttaattattaaaagTTAATGTGAACACAGTCCATATTGTCCTTCATTTAATTATATTGCATTATGTTGCTATTTAACGTCCAATTTGTCACCCATCAAGAgtatcttattttgaaatgtatagAAATGAGAATGTTTCCATCACATATCAAGAATTTATTGTTAAATTGCACATGATTGGtcttttctgttcattttcCACAACTGTCACTCTCCATCATTAGCTCACACATTTCCATGTTGTGGTGTTGGACCAAGCTTCTCTCCAGTAAACAACTGAATAATACATGAGAGCTGTTGTGTCTTGTCTGCTTTCATTAATCCATCTTACCTCACTGTAATACCTGCTGTGTCAGGGGCTGTGACCTTATTTACAAATGCCAAGGATTAGTCGACATCAGCCATATTAGATACTGGCCGGTAATGATGGATGCACCAAGGATGGctggatggatagacagatagatatagatagatggatagatagttGGATAGTTGGATAGTTGGATAGATGGATTGATAGATAGGGATGTAGGTAGGTCGGTAGGTCTGTACGTATCCTTTATGCAGCAGTTGAATACTTTCCCTTTTCGGAGAGCTGTCCTTGGTTCCCCTAAGCTTGATGACCTCAAGCCTCTGCAGCTAATCTAGTTTCCAAATGCGAAGCTCAACGAGCGAAGGGATAGGGAGGGAAACAACCTGAGCATATATCATCACACTGAGAGATAAAGACGTGCACGCTCAGTGTAGTGTTTAGCCAGAGGAGTGTAAAGACACCTAATGAACTGGGGGGGATCCTCAGCTGCTTCTTTCTGGCTTTGCTGTTAGAGCAACAAGAATAGAAATTCTGTGAACGCATGCCTAAAGTCGGAGAACTTGTTATTTCCTCCAGATctattttgtgtctgttttcatgGATTGACAAGTAAGAGGGAACCTTGTGTGTCTGCTTCTTAACACAGGGATGACACAGAGTTGTTAAGTGGATATCCTCTGGCTGACGGCAGATATCTGAAGACGCTGGCGATGGAAACGACGTCCGACAGCTTAAACGCTCGCTTCAGGGAGGAAGATGGGTCCGTGCTCTTCGAGTCTTACATACCTCCGTCTCGGGACGCCATCAACCTGCCTTCCTATATCCTCTACCTAATCATGGCCgtcttcatcttgttttttgttctctATGCCATCATCGGGCACCTCATCAAAGACCTCATCCATGACTTTGCAGGTTTGTATCTGCAACTCTTTAGAAAACAAGGAAATACAAAAAGTGCCGCTCTCCACGGTTAGAGCAGCCACTCCATGTGTTTTACTCACACATCCTCCCTCGGTTTCTGTGTTCCAGATTTGCTTTTTGGGGAGCAGCCTGAAGAAGTGGTGGTGAACTACTGCGAGGCAAAGGATAAGTTCATGATCGACTGGTGCCCAGAAACCTCGCCTGAGCTGGAGGCGTTGGCTCGGGCAGAGGAGAACAAGTTCATGGACAGGGACTTCAGGAAAGCTCCCGCCATCTGGATCCTCTCCACAGAACCTCTGGGGAACCTCAAGTCGGGCCCTCGTGTGGTGTTCGGGAACAGAGCTTAGAGAAGAAATGGAAGAGGAAGGTGAAATCTGATTAGAGACTTGTTGTCGTTGATGCTGACTTCCTGTAtctggtgtgaatgtgtgaagaCTAATGTGACTGAAAAGGTTTCAATGAGTGGCTTTGACATGCTGTTATTGTGTCAGgttgaaaatgtgttattgtagGAGTGGTGGTCACTCTTGTCTGTTGGGGCTCAATGCTTCAGTGGTCTCAGGAGGACATCCAGTGTCTGTTGAGGGAACTGCAGCTGATTTGCCGCAACACACGTGACACAAAATGCAAGCACATAGGCTGAGATGATCAAACATTAGAACATCATTAACATTTCATCCCTGATTAGTTAATATCCTATGAAAGTATTAATGTTTTGTATATATAGATAATATCAGAATATGTATATGTGCAATATGTCTCCTCTGTAGAACATTTATGTCTAAATTAATGAAGTCAAGTGTATGAAGATACATCTGCTCAGATTAAGAGCTACACATTAATATGCAGATGAGCCtagttcaataaaaacaattgcagagtgcttgttttttaatgtttcactttCATGTCTGTCGTATATGTGGAAAAAGCTCTCTGCTCTCTATAGCAGGTACAGTGAACATATTTGCTGTTATATATAGACAGTAGAATGTGAAAACTAGGATGTTTTCTGAATTTTCTTAGAATTTATAGGGAAACATAAGCCCAACTGATGGTCACATGGATTTAGTGAATTTGAGAATAACcaataacataaatatatgtaaatttaAACCAGATGTATTACACAGAAAAATATGCATATAGCTCTTATACAGGCATCTTGGGATCGTCCTATTGAAAATAGACATTTAATCGGGTtatgtgaataaatacattagTCGACAACCTCAAGCATTTTGGTTTGAAATCATACAGGCCAAATGGTTGATTCCAATAAAACGAATCAAAAATGAATCGTGTGGCTACATCCAAGTCATGAATGAGAACACAAAACActagaaaaaaactaaatgagacTAAATAGTGCGGTTGAGGGTGATGAGTCCATAGTTTGAGTGAACAtgatcattaaaaacataaaacataatttaccCTGATCTTAGTCAGACTAAACGTACACCTAAAGAGCCAGTTCAACCAAATAATAAtaggaaaagtaaaaagaaagataaaaaaatgtctgacgTAACTGCAACCTTGGTCCCaggagagggcgctgtggtAAAATTGGCTCCATATGCCACCTCAGCTGATGCAGTGAAGGAGAGACAGGGACCTTTTCAGGTTTAAATGAATGTGTGGGGTTAATGAGTAACAAGCAAACACGCATCCAGTAAAAGAACAGTAagtaaatgttttctgtctccacCATGAGTTGTGTTTTTAAGAGTTGAGTTGGTGCAGTGACATTTAACAAGATTACCAAAGCTGTGTCCATCTTCACATCATCTGGCTGATTTGCCACTGAGCACTAAAGCAAACAATGACATAATCTTATTAACTCTGTCCCCCCTAatcccttttctctttgttcttcaGAGCAGGACCCCCCGAGTTTATGTCACTATCTGTGGCTGATGGGCTGGATAAAGTCTTCTGCAGCCTCAGCAATTTGATACACATATCAAGAGTGTGAGTGGGATCTCAGGGAACTTAAATACTTCACTTATAGGAAGGTGATATTGTGATATAAGGATAATGTGCCTTGTGTGCCGAATGGTATGTGTCAAATAATCACAATCCCCATTTCTAATGAAGTTGTTGACTGTAATTACAGATCATATCATTTGACAACTGACACTATGTTGTTATGAATAGGCTTCATGGTGTAAAGCACACATTTTTGGCAAACAGGCGAAACTTAATGGTCGGTTTGTGGTGTATAAAATATGCAGATGTTGGTTTCATATGGCAGCTGGTGATATGAGTGTAATATACACACAGACTCCTAATTTGCAGTTGCATAAATCTGTAGACTAAATAAAAGACTGaaataaattgattaaaaaCCGTCAATTATTTCATAGAGCATTTTATAATCGGCTGAGTCTGGAGTGTAAGCTATAGTTTGCTTTGAAAACACGGCTGTggtacttttattttggaaaaaaatcAGATTCCCTCAGTTAAATCAGCGCATTGTACACATTGCAAAatagttttggcccagatttgttccacacaaacactgctatCTGGCCCATATACCACATGGAATGATGTCAGcacctgtttgccagatctggacCACAAGTAAGCCGTACTGCATGTCAGCCTAAGGTGCCAAATGtggcccacatttgttttgtactATTTGGTCCATATTCTCCAattaccacatgggccactttcGATTCACCTCAACATTACACTTTGCTTAGAGCTTCACATGTTTGCCATAAAGTCCCACATTtgtttttgggatatttgggccacatttgctattttgcAAGTTGGCAACTTCAGGCTCTCATCCATTTTGACCGGGCCACGAGAAAGtcagaagtgctgcatcattgtctgaagtggcccacatccgtatgctATTTGTATTTGAATGAATGTAGACATACTACTGGCTCTGAAAGATTATACATAGCCatatataatgataaataatggACATGGAGTACATTATACTATGCTGAGTCTGCGGAGTGTATGGTATAGTTTGCTTTGAAAACGAGGCTGTGGCACTTTTGTTATGAAAACAGCCAGCTACCCTCAGTTAAATCAGGGAAAGTGCAGACACTTATTCTGGGGGATGTATTGTTCTTGTATTGTTctgttgtggtggtggtgatggtggtggtgggctgGAGGAACAGCAGGGGCTCTTCTCTGCAGGATGGGGGGGCGACAtcctacacatacacacacacacacacacacacacacacacacacacacacacacacacacacacacacacacacactcacccccccttctttctccctctcactctccaaACCAAATCTGAGCGGATGTGCGCCGCAGATGTCACGCTCCTCCTGGATGCTTGTGTTTACCGCTAAGCGATGACTGGTGCACGGCTGATTTGAAGGAGGCTAACCGGCATGGATGCCCGTTGTCTGCAGGAGTAGCCTCCATGGATTGGAGCTCATCATCGCCGGAGCCAACCTGGGGACAGAGTGAGAGGTGAGGCGGCGCAGAGCGGAGCGTGTGCGCGGAGGAACACTGGCGCTCATTGGGCATTATAACAAAACATATGAGCCGAGGGTTGGGGGCTCATTAACGCACTATCTCCTCTCACAGTGTCGCTGCGTTCTGTCATTTATGTCAGTTCTCTACAGAAAGCAGAGGTACAGCTAATAAAGGCCGTTCTCCTGCACCAGGCTGCATCAACACAGCATCCATCTGCATGATTTATAGATCAGTGCAAGCTATTGAGGCCACTGGCGATTACATTGTGTGACTTTGACTGTCGTGATGCACCGGATGTCTGCATCTTTACCCAAATACCTTCATGATAAGAATGATGAACTGATGAAATGTGTATGAAAAGGAGGATTTTTCACGAGGCTAATTGTGGCCTACTTTGCACTAAAGAACACTGCGGTACAGTAGGAATTATTTAAAGGGTCCAAATGTGCATGGGGATGTGCATATGGCCCATGAGACACTTCATATAACAGGCACAGATGTAATAACTAAAAAATACTTCACACAATCAGGTAAGAATGAGcgtaaattaaataaaagcacaacttCCAATCATTAAATATGTTTGGTTAgccttttatattatatttttcatgcaCTAGATCCTGTACTAAAATTACTTTGCAATGGTTTAAAAAATCTCCATGCAGTGTAGTGTGTAGGCTAATATGTAGGCTAGGTTATTACATCACTAAATCCCACAAGCACATTTACAGTAACATGGCATATCCCACTGAATTTTGCTTAAAAAGTAGTAAAACATAGATATGATACCCGGCCCACCACAACGCTGCAGCGTGTCTGTTCCTGCACCTGGTGAATTTTGAAACCCCTGGCATGCAGCAACTGTCTTTACCATTTGTAACCCAGCAGCTGTCAGAGGAATTTACAACGTGCACGGTTAGGAATGAGGAGGACCGATGCAGCACTGTATAAAAAGACGTATAGCCCGGTCGCGATGGCCAAACAGTGAGCCTGAGCACATAGTGTTCAATTATAGGTCCGTTTATTTACTTGTTGTCATTTTAttgtgaatgatgtgtttaaGTGCGCTCTAATCAAATTGTTTCCACCAGATTAAGGGATGATTGATTCCACTGATAGCAAAACGGTTTGGACAGATAGCGTGGAAGCCTATAGTGAAAGGGCCCAGTTGAACTCTGACCCTCAGCACCCCCACCTCGCAAGAACTCTCCTCTCCCCCGTTGGGACTCCCTGATGACCCCCTACTCTCCCACACAGATGCAAATTAAATTGCACTATTATTATAGTCAAAGGATTTtagtgtctttttcttttctagaaTGGATCTCTGCTTTAAAGATTACAAAAAGACAGTTAACTTGTTATTCTGCATGATGTTCACACCTCTGTAAGAGTTGTAATGGATAAACAACTGAGGAGGTTTTGTCACTTTATTTCTATTGTGTTATGTGCGTGTGTCAGTCGTGCTGATGATGCCTTGTTGTGTTTCTCGTCAGTGCTGTGCAGGAGGATACTTCATCCAAGATCACAGGTCACATGTCAGGTACATagcttttctttaataaaaactCCTACGCCTGTGAGAAATCGTACAAACTACTCAAATGACTTGCTAATTCtttgatttcttgtttttcttctgtttagaTTTGTGCAGTGATGAAACAGAcagctctcttcctctccagcttcacACTCTCAAGCAGTTTGAGCAGGTGAGAGCTTGTATTTTCAAATGATCATGGAGCTCGATATGAGCATCATGTCCTCTGGCATGATTAACGACACTGTGGTCGAGCCTGATAATGTGCTCTACAGGGCCACCTTGTGGATCAATGTCTTACTTCAGGATGTGGTTGGCTTTGATGAAGAAGTCTCTCTGTGGGATCAGATCACAGAAATATCCAGAAATACatagacaacaaaaaaaaaatcacacacagcaTATGTCTTTAAAATACTGTGCAGAAAAGGAGAACACCTATAAGTGAGGATTTGGATGGAAAACACCCAGAATCCTCCTGATAGGTAAAAATAGCCTCCGGCTACAGCATGGCCTACTTTAAGATTTTTCATCAGTCTTTGCTGCACTATTACTGTACATTGTAACagttatattttacaaaaaatactatgtcaaatataatgtttaatgttaaagaacATAATGTAATGAACAGACAGTTATGAACTATATTCAAACCCAATAGATAGAGAGTAATTCTTATTCTATGAAAGTGGACTTGACAAGGCACAgattcaacacaaactgcagctttgttgttgctgtgagtCTTGGTAATTATAATTAAAAGATATAGCGTGAACGGAATGAAAGTTTTAAGTCTTTTTTGTGAAACGTCTCTGAGTCTTAGGCCCAGTGGGAGCACACATGGACATTTTGTAAAACATAGGTTTTTCTATGTGTTTTGGCCTTTTTGCAAAACCCCTTCCAGCGTGATTTCAGGATGGGTGTGTAGACAGGGACGTATGATGTCAAAGTGTGCACCATTGTTTTCCCTTGgtcaaaaactttttttttaaagtgcaaaatagttttttaacaatatgtgaatgagatagatagataataggTATGATATATAGATTACATAACATAAACACATAGCTTATTATCCTAGATTAATAACAGTTTATCTATTCACCCTGTACTGTGCAGCTTCATACAACCTCTGCCATTCACTCATAACCTTCTCCCTTGTTCCCTAGAATGCACTGTCCATTAGTGGCCTCGTCCCAGTGGACTCAATAGTAGTGTCTACCCTCTTTGCGAAATAGTGCCGTCAGACAAGCGTGGCTGATAATCTTGTGAAATACCCAGACTGTGTTAAAACAGTGTTACATTGATTCCTCAAGTCAAACCCACTTTTCTTCAATAGCAGGGATTAAAGCTCTCCTTCTATCAGTAGGAATCCAGAGAGGCCCTGTATGAGATCAGTGTATCTGAAGTGATAAAAAGTGAAGGGAGGGGGGTGTAACACTGTGAGTGAACCCTGACGGCTGTTAGAAAGTCTATTTAAAAGGTAAACAGACAGTGAATGACCCAACTGCACATAATCTTGTAGTCTGAGGGCATGTAGCTACACACAGGGGGGAAACGCAGGCCCATTAAAAAGGCACAGCGGTTCCTGCCTGAGTGTACATGCACTGGTGTAATGGCCGTCGGGAATATTGGGATGAATCCCGGTTGGTCTCTGAATGGGTGGGCTGGTCCATTAAGTTTTTAACAGTGCCTTTTATTCAAGTCGTGTGCGATGTGCTCTGAGACTGAGCTCGCTGGCCAATCACAACCAAGTGAACGTGCATTAATGCTCAAGATGAATGCAAAGCAATATTCAGCGGTATAATCAACATATCACCAACCTGAGCAACTTATACTAGCCATATTCATaacaatgtatttttctttaatccCTTCAATACACACCTCAGTGCTCTACTCCAAAACTTGTTGATGTTTCAGACAAATACCAGATctgaataaaacactaaaacctCCCCTGGTGCTGCTGAGCCCTGTGGAAACGAAGAGGTATCACCGACCGGTCATGAAAGCTGAAGTTACTTTCTGAACGACAACTCAAAGCTGGAGTTCCTCTCATGGCTGCCAGATCTCGGATGTGTTCCTCTTTTACACCTGACATGGACactgcacgcacacgcacgtatttacacacattcactaTTTCATGAGCTGAAAAGTGACAGTGAGAAGAAGTGGATGTATGTGTGGATcaggttaaaaacacacactagCATGATGTAATCCCCAATGTTGTGTGGAGACTCCCCTTGGCGCCT
Coding sequences:
- the LOC118117162 gene encoding uncharacterized protein LOC118117162 isoform X2; this encodes MSRLFTTPANLDVLSMHKSTKKAEEPFRVLITRDDTELLSGYPLADGRYLKTLAMETTSDSLNARFREEDGSVLFESYIPPSRDAINLPSYILYLIMAVFILFFVLYAIIGHLIKDLIHDFADLLFGEQPEEVVVNYCEAKDKFMIDWCPETSPELEALARAEENKFMDRDFRKAPAIWILSTEPLGNLKSGPRVVFGNRA
- the LOC118117162 gene encoding small integral membrane protein 44 isoform X3, translated to MNQLPFVSLNASGGALLLNLSHVALEHRQLLQLSRRNEEEAYFVDYIPPARDAITLPRNVVYVLIGVVLVVVATYAIVGHLIKDLMHDLADWIFGPKPVEDDSEEGRAEVKEERCLSVSSKLMERDVLRMEMEKDGLLPGFHRGDGDHRRPSTPHLLRSSIPSSYPGEKRISTHSVTFACPLTPYVTSL
- the LOC118117162 gene encoding uncharacterized protein LOC118117162 isoform X1; the protein is MRQEPFSQSRLFTTPANLDVLSMHKSTKKAEEPFRVLITRDDTELLSGYPLADGRYLKTLAMETTSDSLNARFREEDGSVLFESYIPPSRDAINLPSYILYLIMAVFILFFVLYAIIGHLIKDLIHDFADLLFGEQPEEVVVNYCEAKDKFMIDWCPETSPELEALARAEENKFMDRDFRKAPAIWILSTEPLGNLKSGPRVVFGNRA